A genomic window from Betta splendens chromosome 17, fBetSpl5.4, whole genome shotgun sequence includes:
- the ccdc18 gene encoding coiled-coil domain-containing protein 18 produces MESVSLRKKMGCLRQENACLMRPDELLSSDLDARQYESATSTSQVRPRCPKAGVKNNVSVMYEWIHQLESELEAQTQQLKEAELRADYSQEAAAHSDIVVASVTEEMNMLREELENKTALHKRAEQQRNQALQNAETLKEAFKDYKAKISIKFQRVMESESKLKLSLIECDREKEELEMKGSVLKKEKAEQIQTISQLKEELRQARCLAAERSDLQAQLEETKQQASRLERQLAEQEAACREQASARRELEELRTLIHSQEQRVAQSLREAQQSQAELASLETILSLLHLREGAVGPLCARPCMLPPVNYLGTAHPLKLKPGEGYQQLLQVLQSSESERIKQNSLVERLQERLSRAQEEISSLQSSMAQRASHYQSLHTELLDKVSQATDTEKELKRKSARVAALEKQLQEKTSAYSQVALKNTDLENQLLEKTSTLQHYQSVMTKKQREYQQSLEKCKTSQSQQSTEQQHRLEMLQLSIEEARSRALELEQKLNLIQQERDKAQEAALLLQTSVDQLTQEKQVLVRRNEELLQDLKDQATQSATKVCELQLCLSACREELGTYLQQMEDVQKNYDSELQKNKEKMGSLQEKLHSTSLVCQSSSEQNLQLQLSLQQQQAMLTESTARIAELEESQSQLQKQVSTLEQQLERARVSLQDEVTSKEQDVLEKDRDLQEIKQKNYELSKSVSRLTSEMKKCEGELMANESELQRLRRDVSAKTSQLRCMDENLQHTKSQLDSKNDTVVDLEQKLHQCDADRRDCVKRVQVLEEQLQVARGELVDTVKQLREHRDVLQRTQTLADERQASLEKMTVQLSETQRDLEERTHEVLDLDNALKERQGELQQRAQLLGQLDVAIKEHKQEMERRVEALQQSLEARERELRDTQRELSDRTQKESQELKQQLHMCQQKLQTVMKDLEERRHHCETLTRELDSIKLQAEEKEVQLCGVEEELALKEARWLQAEARLQGTVSSLEKELELEREQHSKELDSLQQTRGQLLKVSEQISSTMRSSQEQLAAKLQQCQKQLEQTSSKCEQHKAQLEQADGELDRARSRAAHLEAQLGLSQSELLQCKAQLEQSRSLYEQTRAQNSHLLAQLEELRVQLTQSRVHVAQLKTQLAASEKTMETSTESLLIKDSEVTRLQARISSLERAADFQNLYNQTVSLSAVHKLTPSPGRSSSGHSTTSSPKKRPPSACLSGPAHTQGQPAAAPQLPESHRTHSWFQNSSVESSLDFPLSLKATLSEALRKQPWESSSSSSVSPFPDTADHSWQGLSRAEATASSDLSFNPLTYMVDKQEDGYPDGSVQQGDEWRRASACEEREVEMGTLTGMLRFVNQTLAMQEDPSLWNSTGLSQT; encoded by the exons ATGGAGTCTGTTTCATTAAGGAAGAAGATGGGCTGTCTGCGTCAGGAGAATGCTTGTCTGATGAGGCCGGATGAACTGCTCAGTAGTGACCTGGATGCCAGACAGTATGAATCTGCAACTTCTACATCTCAG GTTCGCCCCAGATGTCCCAAGGCTGGggttaaaaacaatgtgtcaGTCATGTATGAGTGGATTCATCAGCTTGAATCAGAGTTGgaggcacagacacaacaactgaA GGAAGCAGAGCTGAGGGCCGATTAcagccaggaagcagcagccCACAGTGACATTGTGGTGGCAAGTGTCACTGAGGAGATGAATATgctcagagaggagctggagaataAGACAGCACTCCACAAACG GGCTGAACAACAGAGAAACCAAGCACTGCAGAATGCAGAGACACTCAAAGAAGCTTTTAAAGACTACAAGGCCAAGATTTCTATTAAATTTCAGAGG GTGATGGAGAGTGAGAGCAAACTGAAATTAAGTCTTATTGAAtgtgacagagaaaaagaagagcTTGAAATGAAGGGCTCTGTGTTGAAGAAAGAGAAAGCAGAACAGATCCAAACGATCAG tcagctgaaggaggagctgaggcaggcCAGGTGTTTGGCCGCGGAACGCTCAGACCTCCAGGCTCAACTCGAGGAGACCAAGCAGCAAGCATCACGTCTGGAACGGCAGCtagcggagcaggaggcagcgtgCCGGGAGCAGGCCTCTGCCCGCAGGGAGCTAGAGGAGCTGCGCACTCTGATCCACAGCCAGGAGCAGAGGGTGGCCCAGAGCCTCAGAGAGGCTCAGCAGAGTCAGGCGGAGCTGGCCAGTCTGGAGACCATCCTGTCACTGCTGCATTTACGAGAG GGTGCTGTGGGGCCACTCTGTGCCAGGCCCTGCATGTTGCCTCCAGTCAACTACTTAGGAACTGCACACCCTCTGAAACTTAAGCCTG GTGAGGGctaccagcagctcctgcaggtgctgcagtCGTCAGAGTCTGAGCGAATTAAACAGAACAGCCTGGTTGAGCGGCTCCAGGAGCGCCTGAGCAGAGCCCAGGAGGAGATCTCTTCCCTGCAGAGCTCCATGGCCCAGAGAGCCTCTCACTATCAGAGCctccacacagagctgctggacaaAGTCAGCCAAGCCACTGACACAGAGAAAGAG TTGAAAAGGAAAAGCGCCCGTGTGGCAGCACTAGAGAAACAGTTACAGGAAAAAACATCTGCTTACAGTCAGGTGGCTTTAAAGAACACTGACCTGGAGAATCAGCTTTtg GAGAAGACCAGCACTCTTCAGCATTACCAGTCAGTGATGACCAAAAAACAGAGAGAATACCAGCAATCTTTGGAGAAATGTAAAACATCCCAATCTCAACAGAGCACTGAGCAACAACACAGACTCGAGATG CTGCAGTTGTCTATAGAAGAGGCTCGGTCTCGAGCGCTGGAGTTGGAACAGAAGCTGAATTTAATCCAGCAGGAGCGAGACAAGGCACAGGAAGCAGCTCTACTGCTGCAGACCTCTGTGGACCAACTTACACAG GAGAAGCAGGTTCTGGTGAGACGTAACGAGGAGTTGCTGCAGGACTTAAAGGATCAGGCAACTCAGTCTGCCACTAAG GTGTGTGAGCTacagctgtgtctgtcagcatGTAGAGAAGAGCTGGGCACATacctgcagcagatggaggacgTACAGAAGAACTATGACAGTgagctgcagaagaacaaggagAAG ATGGGTTCTCTGCAGGAGAAGCTCCATAGCACCAGCCTGGTTTGTCAGAGCTCCAGtgagcagaacctgcagctgcagctctctctgcagcagcagcaggccatgTTGACAGAAAGCACTGCACGCATCgctgaactggaggagagccagagccagctgcagaaacag GTGTCcactctggagcagcagctcgaACGAGCCCGAGTCTCTCTGCAGGATGAGGTGACGAGCAAAGAGCAGGACGTACTGGAGAAAGACCGAGACCTGCAGGAGATAAAGCAGAAGAACTACGAACTCTCCAAGTCTGTCAG ccGTTTGACATCTGAGATGAAAAAGTGCGAAGGGGAGCTGATGGCTaatgagtcagagctgcagcgtctgagGAGGGATGTTTCAGCCAAAACATCTCAGCTCAGGTGCATGGATGAGAATCTGCAACACACGAAGAGCCAGCTGGACAGCAAGAATGACACTG TTGTGGACCTGGAGCAGAAGCTTCATCAGTGTGATGCAGACCGGCGCGACTGTGTGAAGAGGGTTCAGGTCctggaggaacagctgcaggTCGCACGCGGGGAGCTGGTTGATACTGTGAAGCAGCTCCGCGAACACAGGGATGTTCTGCAGAGAACTCAGACCCTTGCAGATGAGCGACAAGCCTCTCTGGAAAAAATGACCGTCCAGCTTAG TGAGACCCAGAGGGATTTGGAAGAAAGGACTCATGAGGTCCTAGACCTTGACAATGCACTGAAAGAAAGACAGGGGGAGCTCCAACAGAGGGCACAGCTG cTTGGCCAACTGGACGTGGCCATCAAAGAACACaagcaggagatggagaggagggtggaggctctgcagcagagcctggaggccagagagagagagctgagagacacacagagggagCTTTCAGACAGAACCCAGAAG GAATCCCAGGagctgaaacagcagctgcataTGTGTCAGCAGAAACTTCAGACTGTAATGAAAGACCTTGAAGAAAGGCGACATCATTGTGAGACTTTGACCCGAGAACTGGACAGCATCAAGCTGCAGGCTGAAGAGAAG GAGGTCCAGCTGTGtggcgtggaggaggagctggctctgAAGGAGGCGCGCTGGCTGCAGGCGGAGGCCAGGCTGCAGGGCACGGTGTCCTccctggagaaggagctggagctggagagggagcagcaCAGCAAGGAG CTGGACTCGCTGCAGCAGACCCGGGGCCAGCTCCTCAAAGTCTCCGAGCAGATCTCCTCTACGATGCGATCGTCCCAGGAGCAGCTCGCGGCTAAACTTCAACAGTGCCAAAAGCAGCTGGAGCAAACCAGCAGCAAGTGCGAGCAGCACAAAGCCCAGCTGGAGCAGGCTGACGGTGAATTGGACCGGGCCCGCTCCCGGGCCGCTCACCTTGAGGCACAGCTGGGCCTAAGCCAGAGTGAGCTCCTTCAGTGTAAAGCCcagctggagcagagcaggagtcTTTATGAGCAGACCAGAGCTCAGAACAGTCACCTGCTcgctcagctggaggagctcagagtccAGTTAACTCAGTCTAGAGTCCATGTTGCTCAGCTCAAGACTCAGCTGGCAGCCTCTGAGAAAACCATGGAGACTTCCACCGAGTCCCTCCTCATCAAG GATTCGGAGGTGACGCGTCTCCAGGCCAGGATTTCCAGTCTGGAGAGAGCTGCTGATTTCCAGAATCTGTACAATCAAACAGTGTCTCTGTCGGCTGTGCACAAACTCACACCCTCCCCCGGGCGCTCGTCCTCTGGGCACTCCACTACTTCATCCCCTAAGAAACGCCCCCCTTCCGCTTGTCTCAGCggcccagcacacacacagggtcagcCCGCGGCGGCTCCTCAGTTACCTGAGAGTCACCGGACCCACAGCTGGTTCCAGAACAGCAGCGTTGAGTCGTCCCTGGACTTCCCCCTGAGCCTGAAGGCTACGCTAAGTGAAGCTTTAAGGAAGCAGCCGTGGgagtcgtcttcctcctcctccgtctccccttTCCCAGACACTGCGGACCACAGCTGGCAGGGGCTCAGCCGTGCGGAGGCCACAGCGTCCTCTGACCTCTCCTTCAACCCACTCACATACATGGTGGACAAGCAGGAGGACGGCTACCCCGACGGCTCCGTGCAGCAGGGGGACGAGTGGAGGAGAGCGTCTGCGTGCGAGGAGCGGGAGGTGGAGATGGGAACACTGACGGGGATGCTGAGGTTTGTGAATCAGACGTTGGCCATGCAGGAGGACCCTTCCCTCTGGAACTCCACGGGACTTTCACAGACATGA
- the mtf2 gene encoding metal-response element-binding transcription factor 2 produces MRDSGVGDHLPVHHRAPSQRQQAVSLSPTSLSARDEYGEDHMAARFTEGQEVLARWSDGLFYLGRITKIDRDKQRCFVVFEDHSKSWVLWKDIQTGNEDDEDDEDDDIVCSICQDEASDEPNEIVICDKCGQGYHQLCHSPIIDASVIDSDDKWLCSECELSSIPKIGGANRRGATAAGFLQQEQQQHVGLHVSFPYTVDQLVWDQGHKTNIQQCYCYCGGPGDWYLKMLQCNKCHQWFHEACLHCLKMPMLYGDRFYLFICSVCNGGPEYLSRLPLRWEDVAHLSLYNLSVIHKKKYFDSEMDLMTYINDNWELLQVGELAKTPRSERYDNILKTLNNNSITFMSGKEVKKKKHLFGLRIRIPPAPLNSDEPTSRGMERASHEITIKGCKSTKALSGMSTLTNGTEEKKKKKRKQGACSLERPAKLQRSSELLPQQIRKPQPIEPHALDHLPSVNTRPDRSLLSARTSDIESIGALSTSETTSTSFSRQSSLCSSSMMRTSACIMPVSPPPLKRKRGRPRRQPPNLEIPPLSHSDTNTSTAEMRSSLPGLHSADIVHGMDPNSQLSHLKSSISSYFGAAGRLACGEKYKVLARRVTLDGKVQYLVEWEGVTAS; encoded by the exons AGACTCGGGGGTTGGGGATCACCTGCCTGTCCATCACAGAGCTCCGTCCCAGAGGCAGCAGGCTGTGTCTTTGTCCCCAACAAGCCTTTCTGCTAGGGACGAGTATGGAGAAGACCACATGGCTGCCAGGTTTACAGAGGGACAGGAAGTCTTGGCCAGGTGGTCAGATGGCTTGTTCTACCTAGGGAGAATCACAAAG ATAGATCGCGATAAACAGCGGTGCTTTGTAGTTTTTGAAGACCATTCAAAGTCTTGGGTTCTTTGGAAAGATATTCAGACAG GgaatgaagatgatgaggatgatgaggacgaTGATATTGTATGCTCCATATGTCAAGATGAAGCTTCAGATGAACCCAATGAGATTGTCATTTGTGACAAGTGTGGACAAG gCTACCATCAGCTGTGCCACTCCCCCATCATTGATGCCTCTGTCATTGACTCTGATGACAAGTGGCTCTGCTCGGAGTGTGAGCTCAGCTCTATACCTAAG ATTGGAGGTGCAAATAGGAGGGGAGCAACTGCTGCAGGCTTTCTCCAGCAGGAACAGCAACAGCACGTGGGGCTGCATGTGTCGTTCCCATACACCGTGGACCAACTGGTGTGGGACCAGGGGCACAAGACCAACATACAGCAGTGTTACTGCTACTGTGGAGGCCCAGGAGA CTGGTACCTGAAGATGTTACAGTGTAACAAGTGTCATCAGTGGTTCCACGAGGCCTGTCTCCACTGCTTAAAAATGCCCATGCTTTACGGAGATAG gttttatttgtttatttgttccgTTTGCAATGGTGGACCAGAGTACCTCAGCCGACTTCCTCTCAGATG GGAGGATGTTGCACATTTGAGCCTCTACAACTTGAGTGTGATACATAAGAAAAAGTATTTTGATTCTGAGATGGACCTGATGACTTACATCAATGACAACTGGGAGTTGCTGCAGGTCGGAGAG CTTGCCAAAACGCCAAGATCGGAGCGATATGACAACATCCTGAAGACCCTAAACAATAACAGCATCAC GTTTATGTCGGGAAAAGAggtaaagaaaaagaagcactTGTTTGGCCTGAGAATCCGtatccctcctgctcctctcaaCTCGGATGAGCCAACCagcagagggatggagagagctTCACATGAAATCACCATAAAGGGATGCAAGTCCACAAAAGCCCTCTCTGGGATGAG TACTTTGACCAACGGtacagaggagaagaagaagaaaaagaggaagcaaGGAGCATGTTCTCTTGAGAGGCCAGCTAAACTACAACGCTCCAGTGAACTCTTgccccag CAAATACGAAAGCCTCAACCAATAGAGCCCCATGCATTGGATCACCTCCCATCTGTCAA CACCAGGCCTGACAGGTCTCTACTCTCTGCACGAACCTCAGACATTGAATCCATAGGAGCCCTGAGCACCTCAGAAACTACCTCAACTAGCTTTTCAAGACAGTCCAG TCTCTGTAGCTCCAGCATGATGCGCACATCAGCTTGCATCATGCCTGTTTCCCCTCCACCCTTAAAAAGGAAACGTGGGCGACCTCGGCGGCAACCCCCCAACCTGGAGATCCCTCCTCTCAGCcattcagacacaaacacttcaaCAGCAGAGATGCGGAGCAGCCTCCCTGGGCTTCACTCAGCAGACATAGTTCATGGCATGGACCCCAACAGCCAGCTCTCCCACCTCAAGAGCTCCATCAGCAGCTATTTTGGAGCAGCAGGGCGGCTGGCTTGTGGGGAAAAATACAAAGTTTTGGCTCGACGAGTCACCCTGGATGGCAAAGTTCAGTATCTGGTGGAGTGGGAAGGAGTCACTGCTTCCTAG